GGAACCGGAGATTATTGAGGAACAGAATTTTTACAACCGGCTGGGAGCGCGAATCCGCGGCGCGGGAACCGACACCATCCGGATCGAGGGTGTCGCCCGCTTGAATGATCGTTTCATTGATTATATGGTCATTCCGGACCGGATCGAAGCCGGGACCTTCATGATTGCGGCAGCCATCACTGGCGGCGAAGTGACCATCGAAGAGATCATTCCGGAACATGTGGAGGCTCTGGCATCGAAACTGCGCGAAACCGGGGTTGATGTTGAGATTCGCGAGGAAGAGATTCGCATTAGTTCCCAGGGCAAGTTCAGAGCGGTGGATGTTACCGTACTGCCTCATCCCGGTTTTCCGACCGATTTGCAACCCCAGATGACCGCGTTGTTATCGATGGCCGAAGGAACCAGCGTTATTACAGAGAATGTCTTCAATAGCCGGTTCCGTTATGTGGACGAATTGATCCGGATGGGAGCCCTGATTCGGGTGGAGAGCCGCAGCGCCATCGTGAAAGGCGTTCCCAAACTCAGCGGCGCCTCTGTCTACGCGCCCGACCTGCGGGCAGGCGCGGCATTGGTCGTTGCCGGATTGGCGGCCGAAGGGCGCACCGTATTGGAAGGTTTACAATATTTGGACCGCGGTTATGAAAAGATGGAAGAAAAACTGTTGAACCTCGGAGCCGAGATTAAACGGATTTAAAGCTTTCCCTGTACGAGGGCCGAGACCTGAAACGTCAGGTCTTTTTGTTTTTCAGGATATGAAATGTAACGCTTGAAACATTGGATTTGGAAATTCAAATCTGGTATAATGAGAG
This region of Hydrogenispora ethanolica genomic DNA includes:
- the murA gene encoding UDP-N-acetylglucosamine 1-carboxyvinyltransferase, with amino-acid sequence MMKARSLVQAEANTVDHLEIIGGRKLEGHVKTSGAKNAVLKLMVASLLANNHCLIRNVPRISDVETMIGVLKGLGAEVAWEDEDSLLITPTHGLSYAAPDEFVREMRASVQVMGPLLTRVGRVKLFQPGGCVIGQRPIDLHLKGFQALGAEVIEEHGYVFVQAKKLKGTEIHLDFPSVGATENIMAAAILAEGTTVIRNAAKEPEIIEEQNFYNRLGARIRGAGTDTIRIEGVARLNDRFIDYMVIPDRIEAGTFMIAAAITGGEVTIEEIIPEHVEALASKLRETGVDVEIREEEIRISSQGKFRAVDVTVLPHPGFPTDLQPQMTALLSMAEGTSVITENVFNSRFRYVDELIRMGALIRVESRSAIVKGVPKLSGASVYAPDLRAGAALVVAGLAAEGRTVLEGLQYLDRGYEKMEEKLLNLGAEIKRI